From Streptomyces chrestomyceticus JCM 4735, one genomic window encodes:
- a CDS encoding thioester reductase domain-containing protein, which translates to MNSETAVAVVGVGCRFPEAVTPEEFWSNLDKGVVSLRDIPAEDLRRCGVSPETAAAPGFVTRSGWIADPELFAAEFFGLTPVEAELIDPQQRLFLEACRDGLERAGHLPNGEHGPQVGVFAGASNSTYNTLLQYARARTEGPAAFDDLATQLGGGIDFMAPRVSYKLGLRGPSLAVQTACSSSLTAVHYAVLSLLSEECDIALAGGSGLSYPSVGYRYQPGGVLSEDGFCRAFDIRSTGTGAGSGIGVVVLRRLADALADGDPVLAVIGGSAVGNDGARRPGFTAPSPDGLASVVAAALTVAGTDPADLRYAEAHGSGTPLGDQVELRGLIDGLRAAGARPSDRNHCALGTVKANIGHAGSAAGIAGLIKAVHVVRTGNLAPHPMFEHARDPGVLADSPFRVPTELERCTDAGRRVLVNSMGLGGANASVVLAPPPEPVRPAAPARPVVRLQLSARTRTELDALSRDLADEIDQDRAAPGDIAHTLRLGRQDFAERRVVTAAPDRLAAALRLPRPPAARTVRAGTRRPVLAVTASGEQAEAIRTTLLAALGGRTEQHTGVPDALPADAYLIVVGEGEGESGPGRYVIPAADGADTGDHIAAALADAWLHGVPVDARALDDGTGRRVTLPTYPYTRRRCSALDDSVFDVPGAARQEPARPSAPAGRPAGLEGELVALWEELFGTGGIGPHDTFGALGGTSLLGLRMTLEVQERYGILLNLHRTGGSQATVARVAEAIRGASDRTDGEPTGTADAALIDADLALELPPLAPRTAPPGTDVLLTGATGFVGAFLLHELLQDPGHRDSRVYCLVRADDEDHGRRRLREAAARFRLPEPDPERVHVVPGDLRDVAEVCETYRDGELARRTGHVVHCGAHVVFTEPYEVLRPANTLATYHLLGWMRRHGITDISYISTLAACGQALGSEGRLLERREQPLDPEAGGYGISKWVSERLLDKAERDGMRVRVFRPGLIGGDTTTGACNDLDMLWRLVAACLAVGAHPADDMPLPVAPIDLVARAVVQLGREPGSAGRAYHLVGAEATTFAALFAELGALGAPTRPVPVAEWARLAGRRALETGDPVLSTMALYETHDLDTPRVDVEARLWGDWLRERGLDPRLDGGRALQALRHLAGHPTFADLLTDVTEGA; encoded by the coding sequence ATGAACAGCGAGACCGCCGTAGCGGTGGTGGGCGTCGGCTGCCGGTTCCCGGAGGCCGTCACCCCGGAGGAGTTCTGGAGCAACCTCGACAAGGGCGTGGTCTCGCTCCGCGACATCCCCGCCGAGGATCTGCGCCGCTGCGGTGTGTCCCCGGAGACGGCCGCCGCGCCGGGCTTCGTGACCCGGTCCGGCTGGATCGCGGACCCGGAGCTGTTCGCCGCCGAGTTCTTCGGCCTCACCCCCGTCGAGGCCGAGCTGATCGACCCGCAGCAGCGCCTCTTCCTGGAGGCGTGCCGGGACGGCCTGGAGCGGGCCGGGCACCTGCCGAACGGCGAGCACGGGCCGCAGGTCGGCGTGTTCGCCGGGGCGAGCAACAGTACGTACAACACGCTGCTCCAGTACGCCCGCGCCCGTACGGAAGGCCCCGCCGCCTTCGACGACCTGGCCACCCAACTGGGCGGCGGCATCGACTTCATGGCCCCCCGGGTCTCCTACAAGCTCGGCCTGCGCGGCCCGTCCCTGGCCGTGCAGACCGCCTGCTCCTCCTCGCTGACCGCCGTGCACTACGCGGTCCTGAGCCTGCTGTCGGAGGAGTGCGACATCGCCCTGGCGGGCGGCAGCGGACTCTCGTACCCGTCCGTCGGCTACCGGTACCAACCCGGAGGCGTGCTCTCCGAGGACGGCTTCTGCCGCGCCTTCGACATCCGCTCCACCGGTACGGGCGCGGGCTCCGGCATCGGCGTCGTCGTGCTGCGCCGCCTGGCCGACGCGCTCGCCGACGGCGACCCGGTGCTCGCCGTGATCGGCGGCAGCGCGGTCGGCAACGACGGCGCCCGCCGGCCCGGCTTCACCGCGCCCAGCCCGGACGGCCTGGCCTCGGTCGTCGCCGCCGCGCTCACGGTGGCCGGCACCGACCCGGCGGACCTGCGCTACGCCGAGGCGCACGGCTCCGGCACGCCCCTGGGCGACCAGGTCGAACTGCGCGGCCTCATCGACGGGCTGCGCGCGGCGGGCGCCCGCCCGTCCGACCGCAACCACTGCGCGCTCGGCACGGTCAAGGCGAACATCGGGCACGCCGGGTCGGCCGCCGGCATCGCCGGACTGATCAAGGCGGTCCACGTCGTCCGCACCGGCAACCTGGCGCCGCACCCGATGTTCGAGCACGCCCGCGACCCCGGCGTCCTCGCCGACAGCCCCTTCCGCGTCCCCACCGAGCTGGAACGGTGCACCGACGCCGGCCGCCGGGTGCTGGTGAACTCGATGGGCCTGGGCGGCGCCAACGCCTCCGTCGTCCTCGCCCCGCCGCCGGAGCCGGTGCGCCCCGCCGCGCCCGCCCGGCCCGTCGTACGGCTCCAGCTCTCCGCCCGGACCCGTACCGAACTGGACGCGCTCTCCCGCGACCTGGCCGACGAGATCGACCAGGACCGGGCCGCGCCCGGGGACATCGCCCACACCCTGCGCCTCGGACGGCAGGACTTCGCCGAGCGCCGGGTCGTCACGGCGGCCCCCGACCGGCTGGCCGCCGCCCTGCGCCTGCCCCGCCCGCCCGCCGCCCGCACGGTCCGCGCCGGAACGCGCCGCCCCGTCCTGGCCGTCACGGCGTCCGGTGAGCAGGCGGAGGCGATACGCACCACGCTGCTGGCGGCCCTGGGCGGCCGTACCGAGCAGCACACCGGCGTGCCCGACGCGCTGCCCGCCGACGCCTACCTGATCGTCGTCGGCGAGGGCGAGGGCGAGAGCGGACCCGGCCGGTACGTGATCCCGGCAGCGGACGGCGCCGACACCGGCGACCACATCGCCGCCGCGCTCGCGGACGCCTGGCTGCACGGCGTCCCGGTGGACGCCCGCGCGCTCGACGACGGCACCGGCCGCCGCGTCACGCTGCCCACGTACCCGTACACCCGGCGGCGCTGCTCGGCGCTGGACGACTCGGTGTTCGACGTGCCGGGCGCCGCCCGCCAAGAACCCGCCCGGCCGAGCGCGCCCGCCGGCCGGCCCGCCGGTCTGGAAGGCGAACTGGTCGCCCTCTGGGAGGAGCTGTTCGGCACCGGAGGCATCGGCCCGCACGACACCTTCGGCGCCCTCGGCGGCACGTCCCTGCTCGGCCTGCGGATGACCCTGGAGGTGCAGGAGCGGTACGGCATCCTCCTCAACCTGCACCGCACCGGCGGCAGCCAGGCCACCGTCGCCCGCGTCGCCGAGGCGATCCGCGGCGCGTCGGACCGTACGGACGGCGAGCCCACCGGGACGGCAGACGCCGCCCTCATCGACGCCGACCTGGCCCTCGAACTCCCGCCCCTCGCCCCGCGCACCGCCCCGCCCGGCACGGACGTCCTGCTCACCGGCGCCACCGGCTTCGTCGGCGCCTTCCTGCTGCACGAACTCCTCCAGGACCCCGGCCACCGCGACAGCCGCGTCTACTGCCTGGTCCGCGCCGACGACGAGGACCACGGCCGCCGGCGCCTGCGCGAGGCCGCCGCCCGCTTCCGGCTCCCCGAGCCCGACCCGGAGCGGGTCCACGTCGTCCCCGGCGACCTGCGGGACGTCGCCGAGGTGTGCGAGACCTACCGCGACGGCGAACTGGCCCGCCGCACCGGCCACGTCGTGCACTGCGGCGCGCACGTCGTCTTCACCGAGCCGTACGAGGTGCTGCGCCCGGCCAACACCCTGGCCACGTACCACCTCCTCGGCTGGATGCGCCGCCACGGCATCACCGACATCAGCTACATCTCCACCCTCGCCGCCTGCGGCCAGGCCCTCGGCTCCGAAGGCCGGCTGCTGGAGCGCCGGGAGCAGCCCCTGGACCCGGAGGCCGGCGGCTACGGGATCTCCAAGTGGGTCAGCGAACGCCTCCTGGACAAGGCCGAACGGGACGGGATGCGGGTACGGGTCTTCCGCCCCGGCCTGATCGGCGGCGACACCACCACCGGCGCCTGCAACGACCTGGACATGCTCTGGCGGCTGGTGGCCGCGTGCCTGGCCGTCGGCGCCCACCCGGCGGACGACATGCCGCTGCCGGTGGCGCCCATCGACCTGGTGGCCCGCGCGGTCGTCCAGCTCGGCCGGGAGCCCGGCTCGGCGGGCCGCGCCTACCACCTGGTCGGCGCGGAGGCCACCACCTTCGCCGCGCTCTTCGCCGAACTGGGCGCGCTCGGCGCGCCGACCCGGCCCGTCCCGGTCGCGGAGTGGGCACGGCTGGCCGGCCGGCGGGCGCTGGAGACCGGCGACCCGGTGCTGTCGACCATGGCCCTGTACGAGACCCACGACCTGGACACGCCGCGGGTGGACGTGGAGGCCCGGCTGTGGGGGGACTGGCTGCGCGAGCGCGGCCTGGACCCCCGGCTGGACGGCGGACGGGCCCTGCAAGCCCTGCGCCATCTCGCCGGACACCCCACCTTCGCGGACTTGTTGACCGATGTGACGGAAGGCGCCTGA